In the Solanum pennellii chromosome 5, SPENNV200 genome, one interval contains:
- the LOC107019220 gene encoding F-box/FBD/LRR-repeat protein At1g13570-like translates to MPPEEQRLRLPSPDRLSNLPIHLIDDILSRLSFRDVVRTSTLSVDWQYTCRRFPEVKFDQTVWETQGDLASPTIGFIPILDCFFMFHIGTTLKVTLDIASLKYEPKELVLEEKYGFDNIFSSIPALEYFSWDHFEVDIGSTEFIPTRLPSVLNCLKRLFISWITLGEFFELSFALCMIRSSPNLEEIEIQGCILNDGNYFESVPQEVVDEIPASFSDITFNNLRTVKFYDVLLEEGEMQLIKVLLANSPALVKLEIKPSQMETDKSLKVLAEITKFQQTSSKAEVVYLVD, encoded by the exons ATGCCTCCAGAGGAACAAAGACTACGTTTACCTTCTCCTGATCGACTAAGCAACCTTCCCATTCATTTAATCGATGACATTCTAAGTAGGTTGTCTTTTCGAGATGTTGTAAGAACTAGTACACTTTCTGTGGATTGGCAATATACTTGCCGTAGATTTCCAGAGGTGAAATTTGATCAAACGGTCTGGGAAACACAAGGGGACTTGGCATcccctaccattggatttatCCCTATTCTCGATTGTTTCTTCATGTTTCATATAGGAACAACACTGAAAGTTACCCTTGACATTGCTAGTCTAAAA TATGAGCCTAAAGAATTAGTTCTAGAGGAAAAATATGgttttgacaatattttttcGTCTATTCCTGCTCTAGAGTATTTCAGCTGGGATCATTTTGAG GTCGATATTGGATCAACTGAATTTATACCAACAAGGCTTCCATCCGTTCTTAACTGTTTGAAACGCCTATTCATATCTTGGATTACTCTTGGAGAGTTTTTTGAGCTTTCGTTTGCTCTTTGCATGATAAGGAGCtctccaaatttggaagaaattgaaattcaG GGGTGTATCCTTAATGATGGGAATTATTTCGAATCTGTGCCCCAGGAGGTTGTTGATGAGATTCCTGCAAGCTTCTCGGACATCACATTTAATAATCTGAGGacagttaagttttatgatgtactattagaagagggtgaaatgcagCTAATCAAGGTTTTATTGGCAAATTCTCCAGCACTGGTGAAATTGGAAATCAAGCCTAGTCAAATGGAAACTGACAAATCTCTCAAAGTACTCGCGGAGATAACAAAGTTTCAACAGACATCATCTAAAGCAGAAGTTGTGTATCTTGTTGACTAG